GTTACGCCTCTTACGACCGGCCCCGGCCCTGAAGTTTCTCCGCGTTTAAGCAGCGATGGTCGGCGGCTGTTGTGCTTGTCCGTCCCGCGAAAAGGGCCGCATGCCGACGTCTATAACTTGCTCGTCGTCGATCTCGCGCCGAGCGGCGTCAGCAGTCGCGTGTTGTTCGATCATCACGGGCCGGAAGCGGAGAAGCCGCCCCATTCGTCGCCGACGTTTCCGCTCCCTGCCGAGCCATGGCTCGACGACGAGCGCATCATCTACGACACAGTCGCCGGCGTGAAGTCGCTGCGGCAGATGGTCGCGTTGAAAGACGGCGCGCGGATCGATTCCGAAAACGAAACCGAGCCGACGCAACTCGCCGATCTACGCCAGGCGCGCGAGCGGCTTATTCCACCCAGCCACGCCTACCTGCAAGATCGTGAGTTAGGCGAAAGTAAAATCATCGCTTGGAAAAGCACGGACGGCACGGCCATCGACGGCATCCTGACGTTGCCTCCCGCGAGCGTAGTGAAACCGCCGTATAAGCTGCTCGTCTATCCGCATGGCGGCCCGCACGGTCGTGCAGCGGAAGGCTTCAACTTCACGGCCGAGCTCTTCGCGGCTCACGGCTACGCTGTTTTTCAGCCCAACTTTCGCGGCTCGACCGGATACGGTCGCAAGTTTCTCGATGCCGATCGCTTCGACTTCGGCGGCGGCGATATGCAAGACATTCTTACAGGCATCGACGAGCTCGTCCGCCGCAAGATCGTCGATCCGCAGCGGCAATTCGTATACGGCATCAGCTACGGGGGCTTCATGACGAACTGGCTCGTAGGCCATACGACGCAGTTCCGCGCCGCAGCGACTCAGAACTCGGTCACCGATCTCAACATGATGTGGGGGCTGAGCGATCTACCAAGTTGGACCGAATGGGAAATGGGAGGCTTGCCTTGGGACGTCTCCGCCAAGATGCGCGCGCATAGCCCGCTCACTTATGCGGCCCAAGTGCGCACACCGACGCTGGTGCTGCATGCCGATCATGATCGCCGCTGCCCGCTCGCGATGGGCCGGATGTGGTATCAAGCCCTGAAAAAAGCCGGCGTCGAAACCGAGATGGTCATCTATCACGACGAACGGCATGGGCTCTATCAATTGCCGCATCAAGCAGACGTTTACCGTCGGGCGTTGGCTTGGTTCGCGAAGTACGATGCCGCGGAGAAACCCTTGACGCCGAGACCCGCGAAATCGGCGTCGGCCCGTTGAGCATTTCCCTCTTGCACAGGGCCCCGCAGTTCATCGATAATAGCCGATGCGTTGCGAACAGGATCGTGGCCGGGTAGTCCGTGATTCGCGATCTTATCGGGAGAGGGGCCATGTTTTCATTCGAGGACGGCAAGCGAACTGGCGGAAGACCTGAAGCCGATGGCACTCACGGCGTCGGTGGAATCTCGCGCCGCGAATGGCTCCGCATCGGCAGCCTCGGCGCCGCCGGCCTCACGTTGCCCCAACTCCTCGCCGCAGACGCCCAAGCCGCAGATCCTCTTAAGGTAGCAGCCCCGAAGCTCACGCAAGGTCTCGGCGGAGGGACGTTCGGTCGGGCCAAGAGCGTCATCTTTCTCTGGCTTCAAGGGGGGCCACCGCAGCACGAAACATTCGACCCTAAGCCGGACGCTCCGCTCGAGATTCGGGGCCCGTTCCAACCGATCTCGACGAACGTGCCGGGCATCCGATTCTGCGAGTTGCTACCGCGCACGGCGCGCATTGCCGATAAGCTCGCGATCGTCCGCTCGCTTCATACGAACGACAACAATCACGACGTCAGCGGCTATTGGGTGCTTACAGGCAATCCGTATGGTCCCGGCAGCGCGCGACAAATCAAGCCGACCGATTGGCCTTACTTCGGCTCGATCGTGAAGATGCTTCGCCCCAGCGAAAAGCTTCCTGCGCTCACCAGCGTTTGGGTGCCCGACATGATGCGGCTCAACGAAGGAGTGACGCCGGCCGGACAAACTGCCGGCTTTCTCGGCGGGCGCTGGGAGCCCGAGCGGTTTACGGGCGATCCTTCGGCGGCGAGCTACAGCGTCGAAGGTTTGTCTCTCCCGAACGACATCACGCAATTGCGCGTCGATCGCCGACGCGATCTCGTGCGCCAGTTCGATCGGCAGTTTGCCGAAATCGAACGGAGCGGCGCAGTCGACTCCTGGAACAAGCTCTCGCAGCAGGCATACGATCTCGTTACCTCCGGCCGCGCTCGGGCCGCCTTCAACCTTGCGACGGAAACCGATGCCGTGCGCGATCGCTACGGCCGGCACTCTTGGGGGCAAACGGTGTTGCTCGCGCGGCGGCTGGTCGAGGCCGGCGTGCGGCTCGTGCATGTGAATTGGCCGCGCGAAGTCGGCGATAGCGCGGTCGACAATCCCATGTGGGACACGCATTCGAAGAACGCCGATCGGTTGCAAGATTGCCTCTGCCCACAATTCGACGTCGGCTTTACGGCCCTGATCGACGACTTGGAAACGCGCGGCCTGCTGGATGAAACGCTCGTCGTGGCAATCGGCGAGTTCGGCCGGACCCCGAAGATCAATAAGAGCGGCGGACGCGACCACTGGGGGAACGTGTTCAGTTTCGCAATGGCCGGCGCAGGCATTCGCGGCGGGCAAGTGTTCGGCGCAACCGATAAGAACGGCGCGCACCCGACGGTCGATCCGATTCGCCCACACGACCTGACGGCGACGATCTTCCATCTACTGGGAGTCGATCCTGCCGGCATGTTCCACGACTTGAACGATCGCCCGCATCCGATCACCAAGGGCTCACCGTTGTCGCGGCTCATCGGCAACGGCTGTGTAACCGCTGCGCGTTGCGAAGCCGGCGGCGACCCGGCGTTCGTGCCGCCGTTCGATACGAGGCTCTTGTTCGATACCGATTTCCGCAGCGGTACGCCCCTTTTACCGGCCTCGAAGGAATCGCGCGACAAGGGCTGGCGCGCGAAGCCGATTCGCGACGCAAGCGACCCGGCGATGTTCGCGGTCGACCGTGCCGAAGGTTCGGCACCCCATTTGCGTATCGGTTTCACGGCTTGCGGCGATGCCGCAGAGTTGCCGTTCGCGACCGGTGCGAAGGCGGTCGTCGCGCAGGAAATACGCAACGCGCGGGCCGGGCATTTCACTTTCAAAGTGAAGGCCTCCGGCGGCGGCAAGTCGGCAGAGTTCTTCACTCAAGCGTTCAATGCGAATTTCGCCTGTCGTCTGGTGCTGTTTCGTTACAAGACGATGGCGAAAGATCCGACCGACATCGATGAACTCGGAAGCGAGACGTTCGTTCCGGTATTCGACGAGAAGGGAAAGCCGCAGGAGTTTTCGATCACGAAGTTTCTCGGTTCGACGCAACCGAATGTGAACTTCTCGATCGGCAACGGCCTCGGGGTCGCCATCATCGTCGAACGATCTTCAGCCGGCCCTCTGGTGGTCGCTCCCGGGGACGGCAACTCGCGCGATGCGTATCTGCGGATTGACTCCGTCTCGTTGGAATTCAATCCGCGCCGCCGCGACGACATGGTGACGACGTAGCCGAGGGGTGGCGTCGCAATTTATTTTCGGCAGTGCATCTAAGCGGATTGCACTTCGGCACGCCATCGCTTCCACTACGCACTTCGCGAAACTCCACAACTTAGGCGAGACTGCCATGCCAGGCCGGATGAAACGGATCGTTCCTGCGCTTTGCGTTTGGATTGTATTGCATGTCTGCCTCGCTTCCGCGGCCGAAGATTTGAATTGTCTCAGCGACAGCGAACGGACGGCTAGCAAACTCTATGCGCGGCTTCAATCGCAGGCGTTGACCATGCTCGATGGTCGCACCGCCGTGTTCGAAGGCTTGAAGTCGCCCGAGAACATTCGGGAATACCAGGCGAAGCTACGAACGTTTTTCACGAAGCAACTCGGCGGCTTTCCCGAGCGAACGCCGCTCAACGCTCGAACCGTTCGGACGTTGAAAGCGAAGGGCTATCGAGTCGAAAACGTGTTGTATGAGAGTCGGCCGCACCACACCGTTGCGGCGAATTTCTATTTACCGGATGGACCGGGACCGTTTCCCGCCGTGCTGGTTTCCAGCGGACACAGCCGAACCGGCAAGACCGCCGACTACAATCAGCGCTTCGGCATCGCCATGGCCTTAAACGGAATGGCCGCGATTTGCTTCGATCCGATCGGGCAGGGGGAGCGCTCACAAATTCTCAATGAAAACGGCGCACCGCAATTCCCGGGGACCGTTACGGAACACTTCCTCGTCGGTGTCGGCTCGATTCTTGTCGGCCGCAACACGGCCTCGTATCGCGCATGGGACGCGATGCGCACGATCGATTACCTCGAGACTCGCCCGGAAATCGATCCGAAGCGCATCGGCATGACGGGCTGCTCCGGCGGAGGCACGATGACGAGCTATGTCATGGCGCTCGACGACCGGATCGCTTGCGCCGCGCCGGCTTGTTATCTCTCGACGATGCGCAAACTGATCGAAACGATCGGTCCGCAAGACGCCGAGCAAAACATCTTCGGGCAAATCTCGTTCGGCTTGGATCAGCCCGACTATGTGTTGATGCGCGCCCCGAGGCCGACGTTGATCAGCTCGACGACCGGAGACTTCTTCGATATTCGCGGTTCGTGGGACAACTACCGTCAAGCGAAGCGAATCTACGGACGATTGGGGTTTCCCGAGCGGGTCGACTTGGTCGAGATCGAAGGAGTACACGGAGTTCAACCGCAGAATTTGGCGACGATCGTCTACTGGATGCGGCGCTGGTTGCTCGACAAAGACGATGTGGTGCCCGCTGCGACATTTACGACGCATCCGGAGAACGATTTGCTCTGCACGGAACATGGTCAAGTGTTGCGATTACCGGGTGAGCGCTCGGTGTTCGATTTGAATGCGGAATATGAAAGCGAACTTGCGGTTCGTCGGCAAGCCCAATGGAAGGCCGGCTCCTTAGAAGCGATGCGCGGGAAGGTGCGCGAGGTCGCCGCCGTGCGACCGCTCGACCAGATCACACCGCCGACGATGAAAGACATCGGACGCGTACAGCGTGAGAAGTATCATATCGACAAGCTCGTCTTGAATGTTCCGACCGGCGCGGTATTGTCGGGCCTTACTTTTCATCCGAAGATACCGAAAGACGATGCCTATTTGTATCTCCACGACTCAGGTAAGTCGGGCGATTCCGAAGCCGGCGGCGCAATCGAACAACTGGTCGAGAAGGGATACGCCGTCGTCTCGATCGATCTGAGCGGGCAAGGGGAGACCGCGTCCGGCAAACGTGAGCCTTTGCTTGGAGACTGGAAAAACTTCTACCTCGCTTATCTCATGGGACGTTCGCTTACGAGCGTGCGCACGGAAGACGCAATCGCCGCGGCGCATTTCGTAGCGTACTACCAGAAAGAAAAAACGTCGCCGCGCCGCGTGCATGTCATCGGCGTCGGACATGCCGGAATCGCGGCATTGCATGCCGCGGCGTTGCAACCGGAGTTGTTCGCATCGGTGACGTTGAGAAATTCGCCGCACGATTGGTCGAGTACGGTTAAGCAATCGGCACCACTCGGAATTCTCGAAGGCTCCATTCACGGAGTGTTGCAGCTTTACGATCTTCCCGACTTGGTGCGGCTGATCGGCGAAGATAAAGTGCGTATCGAAAAGTAGGCGATACGCACTCAAGCCCGGCATCCCACATTTAACCGAAGAATGCGATGCGAGACCCATCCGCGATGTCGACTCTGTCGGTTACGATCGACCATATCCGCGCAGCCGCCGAGGTGATAGCCAAGCATATCTCTCCGCCGCCGCTGATTAGGTCTTATGCGTTGCAGAAAGAGCTCGGGTTGTCCGCCGAGCGACGAATTTGGTTGAAGGATTATGGTTGGACGCCGGTCGGGTCGTTTAAGCTGCTCGGCGCGCTGAACTGGATGGATCGCAACTTGGCCCGTATCGGCGATCGCCCCGTTGCGGCGCATTCTTCCGGCAACTTCGCGGCGGGAATCTCTTACGCCGGCATGCGTTACGGCAAGCGGACGATCATCGTGATGCCCGACACGGCGCCACGGACAAAGTTCGAGTTGACCCGCTCGTTCGGTGCGGAGGTTCGGACCTACGACATCGCTCGCGATCACGAAACCGGCGAACGCGACCGACTCACGCGCGAGATCGCCGAACAAGAAGGGGCGGTGCAAGCCTCGCCTTACGACGATCCGGATGTCATCGCGGGGAACGGAGTCGGTGGGTTGGAAGTCGTCGAAGAGTTGCGCCGACAAGACCGAAACATCGCGCAGTTTCTCTGCCAAGTGAGCGGCGGCGGGCTTATGGCGGGGCATGCCCTCGCGATCGCCGATGGTTTTCCCGAGGCCGAGATCATCGGTGTCGAGCCGAGCGGCGCCGACGACTTCGCGCAATCGTTCGCCGCGAAGAAGAGAGTTCGAGTCGAACGCCCGAAAAGCATCTGTGACGGGCTGTTGTCGTACGATGTCGGCGAACACAATTGGCCGATTCTCGAACGGCATGTAACTACGGCGGTTGCCGTGAACGACGACGTTACGCGACAAGCGATGCGATGGCTCTACCATAATCACGGCATTCGCACCGAGCCGTCGGGAGCCATCACGACCGCCGCGCTCTTGAGCGGAGCCGCCAAGGCGCGCGGCGATGGGGATACCGTGATCGTGGTGAGCGGGCGCAATGCCGATGAGACCTCCTTTCGAAACTGGATCCAATGACGAATACCAAGCTACGCATCGCCTTGGCCGAGATTGCGCAAGAAACCGATTCGTTCAGCCCAATGCTCGCCGACTTAAGCGACTTCGAGGCTTACGGGCTTTACTACGGCAAGGAAGTTCTCGAACGGATGCGCGGCGTCGGGCCGTTAGGTGGATTTCTCGATGTAGCCGAGAATGAAGAGCGCGATGTCGAAGTGCTGCCGATCATGCGGGCCTGGGGGAGCGCCGGCGGAACGATCACCGCCGCGACGCTCGACCAGCTCGTCGAACGATTCATCGCCGGATTAAAACAGTCGCTGCCGGTCGACGCCGTGTTTTTATCGTTGCACGGTGCGGCGGCGTCGGAGAGCGAGGATGATGTCGAAGGTTATGTGCTGCGAGGGGCTCGCGAGGTGGTCGGCAAGGACATTCCGATCGTCGTCGCGTTCGATCACCACGCGAACGTTACGCAGCTGATGGTCGAGTGCGCGAGTTTGCTTGTCGGCCATGAAACGCAACCGCACGATCCGCCGGCTACCGGACGCAAGGCGGCGCGGCTTCTGTTTCGGATGCTGCGCGGCGAAATTCACCCGACCAGGGCGTGGCGGAAGATTCCGATGATCACGCCGCAGGATCAGTTCCTTACCGCGGTCGACCCGATGAAAGAGTGGTTCGATCACGCGCGGCGACTTGAAGCGCAGCCCGGCGTATTGGATGTGTCGCCGTACCCGATGCAGCCGTGGCTCGACGTGGCCGAAGGGGGCTGGGCCGTTGTGGTGCATACCGACGGAGACATGGACCTGGCCGAATCGCTCGCTGCGGAAATGGGAGAGCTTGCCTGGAACTTGCGCGAGAGATTTTGGGCTTCGGAGCGCGTCGCGCCGGCCGAAGCGGTGCGGCTTGCATCTGCCGCAGAGGCCGGGCTGGTGATCCTGTCCGACACCGGCGACTCGGTATACGGCGGCGCTCCCGGCGACAACACTTGCCTCCTAAGTGCTCTGCTCGCGCAACCGCTTTCGGCTCCGGCCTTCGTGCCGATGGTCGACGCTGCCGCGGTAAAGGCTGCGAGCGCGGCCGGCGTCGGCGCGCGGATCACGATCGAGCTCGGGGGCAAGCTCGACCGTGAGTTTTGCAAGCCGGTCACGGTCGATGCCGAAGTGGCTGCCGTATCCGCGGGCTTCGTCGTCGATCTTTACGACCGAGGCGTATGCGATCTTAAGCAGACGGCGCTGCTCAGGATCGGCAACGTGTATGTTGCGCTGCTCGATCATCGCAGCTTCGCCGTCAACCATCCGGTGCTTTATACACACCTAGGGCTCGACATGTCCGACGCGAAGATGGTCGTCGTGAAGACGGCAAGCAACTTCCAGTTCTTCGGCCGGTGGCGCAAAGAACTGATTCGGGTCGACACGCCGGGAACCACGCAATCGGACCTGACGGCCTTCCGCTGGAAGCGATTGCCGCGCCCGATCTATCCGCTTGATCCGCTCTAGAATCCGCTGCCGTATTAGATCAATTCCGAAATCGGCTCGCGGTTCTCGACGATATATTGCGGCCGGCCCGCCGGGTCCATCAATTGCGTCGTGTCGACGTTGATTCCGAGCTGCCGATATACCGTGGCGTAGACTTGCTGAAATTGAATCGGTCGTTCCGCGGGCTTCGCACCTAGTCGATCGGTCGATCCGATAAACTGCCCCGTCCGCAAGCCGCCTCCGGCAACGAAGACGAAGGAGGCAGCCGGCCAGTGGTCGCGACCGGCACCGCCGTTGATTCGAGGCGTGCGTCCAAACTCGCCGCTCATCATGATGATCGTGTCGTCGAGCATGCCCCGTTCTTCGAGATCGCGAATCAGTGCGGTGAGTCCGAGACCGAGCATCGGGAGCTGGCGTTTAAGCGTGGTGAAGTTGGCGGAGTGGGTATCCCAACCGCCCCAGGTGAAGCTGACGACCCGAACACCGGCCTCGACGAGCCGACGGGCGACGAGAATCTTCTCGTTCATCTGGCGTGTCATGTCGTCTTTGCCGTAGCGTTCGCGCGACGAAACCGGCTCGCGATTCGATTCCAAGGCGTCGGAGAAGATGGGAGACGTGACGACATCGATCGCGTCTTGCGTGAAACGATCCATCGCCTTCATAGCGCCGCTCGCGTCGGCCTCGCGACGGAAGCGATCGAGCGATCCGAGCAGCGCACTACGATCGTTCAAGCGCGATTCCGGCATCGATAACTTCAGCGTTTGTCGGGCCGCGGTGCCGGGGTTGAAGTCTCGCAACGATTGGCCGAGGAATCCCGGCGAGGTATGTCCCGTAAGCGAAACGGCAGCGACGGGGCAATCGCCGACACGACCGAGCAGTTTCGACGCGACGGCACCGATGCCCGGACGACCGCCGAAGCTTGCCAAGCTGCTCGCCGGCCAGCCTGTATCGGATTGGTTATTGGTATGCTCGTTCGAAGCATCGCTGATCGACCGCACGACCGCGAACCGGTCGGCTACGCGTGCGAGATCGCCGAAGTGTTCGCAGATATCGAAGCCCGGCACGACGGTCTGAATCGGCCGAAACTCTCCACGCACTTCTGCGGGCGCATCGGGCTTGAGGTCGAACATATCCAGATGCGACGGCCCGCCCGGCAAGGCGATATTGATGATGGACTTGGCCCGTGGTTTCGCGCCGGGAACGGAATCGGCACGCAGTAAATCGGCCAAGGTCAAACTTCCGGCTGCCCACGCACCGGCACTAAGAAAATCGCGCCGTGAAACACCGTTGCAAAACCGACTGCCGTTACCATTGAACGTAAGCATGGCGATACTCCTAGGAAGGCGAAGCAGGGCGGGGGCTGAAAGCAGGCGGGAGGCGGACAAAACTGCGGGTTAACGCTCGCCTTCCATTAGATCGGAAGTCGCCGATGGATTGCAAGAGGATTTAAGACAGATTTCCGCAAGGTGCGGTCCGACGTTGCGATTCACAGGAGGCGATCTGAGACGGTTGTCGTGCTAACCGATGCCGACTACGTTGACCAACCGCCCCTATAACTTGCCGCTTGGAGACCGCAGATGCCTCATTCGCCGTCTTTCCACTCTCCGTTTGGGCGGCTCCTATTCCTTGTGCTCTTGGCCGGTTGCACGGCTGTTTCCTCGTCGCTCCCAGCCGTCGAGCGGCCGAACATCCTTTGGTTGACGTGCGAAGACATGAGCCCCGATCTCGGGTGCTACGGCGATGCGTATGCGCGCTCGCCGAACATCGATCGCTTCGCGACCGAAGGAGTTCGCTTCACGCATTGCTTCTCACATGCCGGAGTCTGCGCGCCGAGCCGCTCGGGCATCATCACGGGAATGTATCCGTGCTCGATCGGATCGCACAACATGCGCTCGAAGACCGTGCTGCCGCCGAACGTGAAGTGCTTTCCGGAGTATCTCCGCGAGGCCGGCTACTACTGCACGAATAACTCGAAGACCGATTACAACTTTCCGACACCGGAGACCGCTTGGGACGCATCGAGCAAAGATGCATATTGGCGCAATCGAGGTAAAGGCCAACCGTTCTTCGCGGTCTTCAATTTCCTCGTGACCCATGAAAGCCAGATTCGCACGCCGGAAAACGACTATGAGAAAAACACGGCACGCCTCACCGCGAAGCAGCGACACGACCCTGCGCTCGCGAAGTTGCCGCCGTATTATCCCGACACGCCGGCCGTACGCCGCGACTGGGCTCGCTACCACGACAACATCACGGCGATGGATTACGAATTTGCCGAACGCCTCAAAGAGCTCGAAGCAGCAGGCCTCGCCGAGAACACGATCGTGTTTTTCTATAGCGACCACGGCCGCGGACTGCCGCGAGGAAAACGCTGGCTCTACGATTCCGGAACGCATGTCCCGCTCATCGTGCGTTGGCCGGAGAAGCTCCGGCACTTAGCGACGAAGTCCGAAATGCCGAAGCCGGCTACCGTCTGCGACGATCTCGTAGCCTTCGTCGACTTGGCTCCGACCGTGCTGTCGATTGCCGGCATCGAAATTCCTGCACACATGCAAGGTCAAGCGTTTCTCGGCACCGCTCAAGCCTCGAAGCCTCGCGAATACGTCTACGGGGCGCGTGATCGGATGGATGAGCGTGTCGACCTGATCCGCTCCGTGCGCGATCGACGATTCAAGTACCTCCGCAACTACCAATGGTGGAAGCCTTATGCGCAAAACATCGGCTACATGAACGAGATGCCGACGATGCAAGAATGGCGTAGGCTCGCTACGGAAGGAAAGCTCACCGGCGC
This Planctomycetia bacterium DNA region includes the following protein-coding sequences:
- a CDS encoding S9 family peptidase; the protein is MLVHRWLLVTLLSVTSVTATFAEEKRPLAIEDLYRYDAATDPALAPDRQRVAYTRDWAEPGMKIRRQAIWTAAGSSEHKRPLEVGEPDGRKPVWSPDGRWLAFLSTRPFPDGSPAFSPVPPYSDVATDIWLMPANGDKAIPLAGKGKPYGRVFSDGFYGRVAFSPDSKRLVFVADDGRDTRTPEEHAAGITVVREDQGEGYTGYGTARIWVAELAETPTAVAATNVKCLTTDDAWYGDPQWSPDGTFLVAHANRSTDRESVRFSINKNYDIWRIEVASGSVTPLTTGPGPEVSPRLSSDGRRLLCLSVPRKGPHADVYNLLVVDLAPSGVSSRVLFDHHGPEAEKPPHSSPTFPLPAEPWLDDERIIYDTVAGVKSLRQMVALKDGARIDSENETEPTQLADLRQARERLIPPSHAYLQDRELGESKIIAWKSTDGTAIDGILTLPPASVVKPPYKLLVYPHGGPHGRAAEGFNFTAELFAAHGYAVFQPNFRGSTGYGRKFLDADRFDFGGGDMQDILTGIDELVRRKIVDPQRQFVYGISYGGFMTNWLVGHTTQFRAAATQNSVTDLNMMWGLSDLPSWTEWEMGGLPWDVSAKMRAHSPLTYAAQVRTPTLVLHADHDRRCPLAMGRMWYQALKKAGVETEMVIYHDERHGLYQLPHQADVYRRALAWFAKYDAAEKPLTPRPAKSASAR
- a CDS encoding DUF1501 domain-containing protein; the encoded protein is MFSFEDGKRTGGRPEADGTHGVGGISRREWLRIGSLGAAGLTLPQLLAADAQAADPLKVAAPKLTQGLGGGTFGRAKSVIFLWLQGGPPQHETFDPKPDAPLEIRGPFQPISTNVPGIRFCELLPRTARIADKLAIVRSLHTNDNNHDVSGYWVLTGNPYGPGSARQIKPTDWPYFGSIVKMLRPSEKLPALTSVWVPDMMRLNEGVTPAGQTAGFLGGRWEPERFTGDPSAASYSVEGLSLPNDITQLRVDRRRDLVRQFDRQFAEIERSGAVDSWNKLSQQAYDLVTSGRARAAFNLATETDAVRDRYGRHSWGQTVLLARRLVEAGVRLVHVNWPREVGDSAVDNPMWDTHSKNADRLQDCLCPQFDVGFTALIDDLETRGLLDETLVVAIGEFGRTPKINKSGGRDHWGNVFSFAMAGAGIRGGQVFGATDKNGAHPTVDPIRPHDLTATIFHLLGVDPAGMFHDLNDRPHPITKGSPLSRLIGNGCVTAARCEAGGDPAFVPPFDTRLLFDTDFRSGTPLLPASKESRDKGWRAKPIRDASDPAMFAVDRAEGSAPHLRIGFTACGDAAELPFATGAKAVVAQEIRNARAGHFTFKVKASGGGKSAEFFTQAFNANFACRLVLFRYKTMAKDPTDIDELGSETFVPVFDEKGKPQEFSITKFLGSTQPNVNFSIGNGLGVAIIVERSSAGPLVVAPGDGNSRDAYLRIDSVSLEFNPRRRDDMVTT
- a CDS encoding acetylxylan esterase, with protein sequence MPGRMKRIVPALCVWIVLHVCLASAAEDLNCLSDSERTASKLYARLQSQALTMLDGRTAVFEGLKSPENIREYQAKLRTFFTKQLGGFPERTPLNARTVRTLKAKGYRVENVLYESRPHHTVAANFYLPDGPGPFPAVLVSSGHSRTGKTADYNQRFGIAMALNGMAAICFDPIGQGERSQILNENGAPQFPGTVTEHFLVGVGSILVGRNTASYRAWDAMRTIDYLETRPEIDPKRIGMTGCSGGGTMTSYVMALDDRIACAAPACYLSTMRKLIETIGPQDAEQNIFGQISFGLDQPDYVLMRAPRPTLISSTTGDFFDIRGSWDNYRQAKRIYGRLGFPERVDLVEIEGVHGVQPQNLATIVYWMRRWLLDKDDVVPAATFTTHPENDLLCTEHGQVLRLPGERSVFDLNAEYESELAVRRQAQWKAGSLEAMRGKVREVAAVRPLDQITPPTMKDIGRVQREKYHIDKLVLNVPTGAVLSGLTFHPKIPKDDAYLYLHDSGKSGDSEAGGAIEQLVEKGYAVVSIDLSGQGETASGKREPLLGDWKNFYLAYLMGRSLTSVRTEDAIAAAHFVAYYQKEKTSPRRVHVIGVGHAGIAALHAAALQPELFASVTLRNSPHDWSSTVKQSAPLGILEGSIHGVLQLYDLPDLVRLIGEDKVRIEK
- a CDS encoding threonine/serine dehydratase, with translation MSTLSVTIDHIRAAAEVIAKHISPPPLIRSYALQKELGLSAERRIWLKDYGWTPVGSFKLLGALNWMDRNLARIGDRPVAAHSSGNFAAGISYAGMRYGKRTIIVMPDTAPRTKFELTRSFGAEVRTYDIARDHETGERDRLTREIAEQEGAVQASPYDDPDVIAGNGVGGLEVVEELRRQDRNIAQFLCQVSGGGLMAGHALAIADGFPEAEIIGVEPSGADDFAQSFAAKKRVRVERPKSICDGLLSYDVGEHNWPILERHVTTAVAVNDDVTRQAMRWLYHNHGIRTEPSGAITTAALLSGAAKARGDGDTVIVVSGRNADETSFRNWIQ
- a CDS encoding M81 family metallopeptidase; its protein translation is MTNTKLRIALAEIAQETDSFSPMLADLSDFEAYGLYYGKEVLERMRGVGPLGGFLDVAENEERDVEVLPIMRAWGSAGGTITAATLDQLVERFIAGLKQSLPVDAVFLSLHGAAASESEDDVEGYVLRGAREVVGKDIPIVVAFDHHANVTQLMVECASLLVGHETQPHDPPATGRKAARLLFRMLRGEIHPTRAWRKIPMITPQDQFLTAVDPMKEWFDHARRLEAQPGVLDVSPYPMQPWLDVAEGGWAVVVHTDGDMDLAESLAAEMGELAWNLRERFWASERVAPAEAVRLASAAEAGLVILSDTGDSVYGGAPGDNTCLLSALLAQPLSAPAFVPMVDAAAVKAASAAGVGARITIELGGKLDREFCKPVTVDAEVAAVSAGFVVDLYDRGVCDLKQTALLRIGNVYVALLDHRSFAVNHPVLYTHLGLDMSDAKMVVVKTASNFQFFGRWRKELIRVDTPGTTQSDLTAFRWKRLPRPIYPLDPL
- a CDS encoding DUF1501 domain-containing protein, yielding MLTFNGNGSRFCNGVSRRDFLSAGAWAAGSLTLADLLRADSVPGAKPRAKSIINIALPGGPSHLDMFDLKPDAPAEVRGEFRPIQTVVPGFDICEHFGDLARVADRFAVVRSISDASNEHTNNQSDTGWPASSLASFGGRPGIGAVASKLLGRVGDCPVAAVSLTGHTSPGFLGQSLRDFNPGTAARQTLKLSMPESRLNDRSALLGSLDRFRREADASGAMKAMDRFTQDAIDVVTSPIFSDALESNREPVSSRERYGKDDMTRQMNEKILVARRLVEAGVRVVSFTWGGWDTHSANFTTLKRQLPMLGLGLTALIRDLEERGMLDDTIIMMSGEFGRTPRINGGAGRDHWPAASFVFVAGGGLRTGQFIGSTDRLGAKPAERPIQFQQVYATVYRQLGINVDTTQLMDPAGRPQYIVENREPISELI
- a CDS encoding sulfatase; the protein is MSPDLGCYGDAYARSPNIDRFATEGVRFTHCFSHAGVCAPSRSGIITGMYPCSIGSHNMRSKTVLPPNVKCFPEYLREAGYYCTNNSKTDYNFPTPETAWDASSKDAYWRNRGKGQPFFAVFNFLVTHESQIRTPENDYEKNTARLTAKQRHDPALAKLPPYYPDTPAVRRDWARYHDNITAMDYEFAERLKELEAAGLAENTIVFFYSDHGRGLPRGKRWLYDSGTHVPLIVRWPEKLRHLATKSEMPKPATVCDDLVAFVDLAPTVLSIAGIEIPAHMQGQAFLGTAQASKPREYVYGARDRMDERVDLIRSVRDRRFKYLRNYQWWKPYAQNIGYMNEMPTMQEWRRLATEGKLTGAQTLFMSPEKPREELYDCAADPYEINNLAKDPTHQETLARLRSAHERWIDEIHDLGFLPETSLLTFQRQGLRWRENSEMHNAAQRIHALWKIQFDPEWARKHDPSSIIHDLLVVRAARDHGPGLTALRIRSAEFLGGPWKELPNAGDMLLHGIRASELSVRIAAAQSLVEVRRTADGTIDASTLALVRPIYVEGLRSDNPAVRHAAVLAVDAVGAQAVEFLTEVSAMLKIDQDYAARVGEYIVATRKE